DNA from Arthrobacter sp. FW305-BF8:
GAACCTCCTGCTCGAGGCCAAAGCCGCCGGGTACCGCATTGCCAGCGTGGGCATCGCCACCATCTACTTGGACCACAACTCCGGATCCCATTTCCGGCCGCTTGCGGACTCGGTGCGCATCTACGCCCCGCTGCTCAAGTTCCTGCTGTCGTCCTTCGCCGGCTTCCTGATCGACACCGTCGCCTTCCTTGTCCTCAGCGCGGCCACCGACTCGGTCCTGGCGGCAGTCGTCGGCGCCCGCTGCCTGAGCGCCACGGCCAACTTCCTGATCAACCGCCGGCTCGTGTTCAAACACGGCCGCGAGAAGCCTGCCCGCGCCACGGCCGCCCGGTACGTCGCCCTCGCGCTCTCCCTGCTGGCGGCCAACTACGCACTCCTCACGGCGCTCGGAGGCGCCGGCGTCGGAGACCTGCCCGCCAAGCTGCTCACCGAAGCCGCACTGTTCGCCGTGAGCTACGCCATCCAGCAGCGGTTCCTTTTCGCCAAAGGTCACAAACCAGACCTTGTTCCGGCACAGCCCCGGCACAGCTTGGCCGTGAATCGTAACAAGTAGCCCATCACGAGACCCGGAGAACTCCATGAACCACCTGATACTTATCGCCGCAGACGTCATCGCCATCTGCGTGCTCACCTTCGCCCTTTACGTCCGCCGCCACCGGCGCAGGGACCTGGCCGTGTCCTACCTGGGGATGAACATCGGCGTCCTGGCCGTGGCCACAGCGCTCTCCGGTTCCACCGCCGGCCTCGGACTTGGACTGGGCCTCTTCGGGGTTCTCTCGATCATCCGTCTCCGTTCCACCGAACTGGCCCAGCACGAGGTGGCCTACTATTTCTCCGCGCTGGCCCTGGGCCTGATCTCGGGCGTCGGCGTCGAACCGGTCTGGCTGACGCTCTCCCTCATGGGACTGGTGCTGGCCGTGATGTTCGTCGGCGACCACGAGAGGGTCCTTCCCACGTACCGGCACCAGACCGTTGTCCTGGACCGCGCCATCTCCCGCGAGGACGAACTCACGGCCCGCCTTGAGGAACTGCTCGCCGCGAAGGTCCATACCGTCACGGTGCAGGAACTGGACCTGGTGAACGACAAGACCATCGTGGACGTCCGCTATGCCTGCCGCTCGGCCCGGGGAACCCGCCTTGCCGGCCCGGACAGCGCCGGCCTGGACAGCGCCGGCCTGGACAGCGCCGCCGGAAACCTCGGGGCATGGCATGAGTCACTCCCGGCGCAGACTCCCGCGCCTGCCGGTACCGCCCACCAGGCTCCCGCATCGCAGGCTCCCGCACCGCAGGCAGCAACCGCCCCGGCAGGTGCGGCATGAGCTCAATGCCCATAACCGAACAGGCAATGCTCATGAGCC
Protein-coding regions in this window:
- a CDS encoding DUF4956 domain-containing protein, coding for MNHLILIAADVIAICVLTFALYVRRHRRRDLAVSYLGMNIGVLAVATALSGSTAGLGLGLGLFGVLSIIRLRSTELAQHEVAYYFSALALGLISGVGVEPVWLTLSLMGLVLAVMFVGDHERVLPTYRHQTVVLDRAISREDELTARLEELLAAKVHTVTVQELDLVNDKTIVDVRYACRSARGTRLAGPDSAGLDSAGLDSAAGNLGAWHESLPAQTPAPAGTAHQAPASQAPAPQAATAPAGAA
- a CDS encoding GtrA family protein produces the protein MIILVPAYEPDAQLLEVIGAIRAADPALGLVVVDDGSGPAYGHIFDGARRAGAHVISHPANRGKGFALKTGFRFILDRFPAQDVVCADSDGQHSVVDILRVAELAGTEATSMVLGARTFAGDVPARSRFGNAATRLLFRLATGERISDTQTGLRGYPASMLPWLLTVSGERYEYELNLLLEAKAAGYRIASVGIATIYLDHNSGSHFRPLADSVRIYAPLLKFLLSSFAGFLIDTVAFLVLSAATDSVLAAVVGARCLSATANFLINRRLVFKHGREKPARATAARYVALALSLLAANYALLTALGGAGVGDLPAKLLTEAALFAVSYAIQQRFLFAKGHKPDLVPAQPRHSLAVNRNK